The Apodemus sylvaticus chromosome 17, mApoSyl1.1, whole genome shotgun sequence genome contains a region encoding:
- the Mgat3 gene encoding beta-1,4-mannosyl-glycoprotein 4-beta-N-acetylglucosaminyltransferase: MKMRRYKLFLMFCMAGLCLISFLHFFKTLSYVTFPRELASLSPNLVSSFFWNNAPVTPQASPEPGGPDLLRTPLYSHSPLLQPLSPSKAAEELHRVDFVLPEDTTEYFVRTKAGGVCFKPGTRMLEKPSPGRTEEKPEVAEGSSARGPARRPMRHVLSTRERLGSRGTRRKWVECVCLPGWHGPSCGVPTVVQYSNLPTKERLVPREVPRRVINAININHEFDLLDVRFHELGDVVDAFVVCESNFTAYGEPRPLKFREMLTNGTFEYIRHKVLYVFLDHFPPGGRQDGWIADDYLRTFLTQDGVSRLRNLRPDDVFIIDDADEIPARDGVLFLKLYDGWTEPFAFHMRKSLYGFFWKQPGTLEVVSGCTIDMLQAVYGLDGIRLRRRQYYTMPNFRHYENRTGHILVQWSLGSPLHFAGWHCSWCFTPEGIYFKLVSAQNGDFPRWGDYEDKRDLNYIRSLIRTGGWFDGTQQEYPPVDPSEHMYAPKYLLKNYDQFRYLLENPYQGPKSTVEGGRRNQGSDGRSSAGSGKLDTAEG; encoded by the coding sequence ATGAAGATGAGACGCTACAAGCTCTTTCTCATGTTCTGTATGGCCGGCCTGTGCCTAATCTCATTCCTGCACTTCTTTAAGACCTTGTCCTATGTCACCTTCCCGAGAGAACTGGCCTCCCTCAGCCCCAATCTCGTATCCAGCTTCTTCTGGAACAATGCCCCTGTCACTCCCCAGGCCAGTCCGGAGCCGGGTGGCCCTGACCTGTTGCGGACTCCACTCTATTCCCACTCCCCGCTGCTCCAGCCACTGTCCCCCAGCAAGGCCGCCGAGGAACTGCACCGGGTGGATTTCGTGTTGCCAGAGGACACCACAGAGTATTTTGTGCGCACCAAAGCTGGCGGTGTGTGCTTCAAACCGGGTACCAGGATGTTGGAGAAACCTTCTCCAGGGCGGACAGAAGAGAAACCAGAGGTGGCTGAGGGCTCCTCCGCCAGGGGTCCTGCTCGGAGGCCTATGCGGCACGTGTTGAGTACACGGGAGCGCCTGGGCAGCCGGGGCACTAGGCGCAAGTGggttgagtgtgtgtgcctgccaggCTGGCACGGACCCAGCTGCGGGGTGCCCACGGTGGTTCAGTATTCCAACCTGCCCACCAAGGAGCGTCTGGTACCCAGGGAGGTGCCAAGGCGGGTTATCAACGCCATCAACATTAACCATGAGTTCGACCTGCTGGATGTCCGCTTCCATGAGCTGGGCGATGTTGTGGACGCCTTCGTGGTCTGCGAATCTAATTTCACCGCCTACGGGGAGCCTCGGCCGCTCAAGTTCCGGGAGATGCTGACCAATGGCACCTTCGAGTACATCCGCCACAAGGTGCTCTACGTCTTCCTGGACCACTTCCCGCCTGGTGGCCGTCAGGACGGCTGGATTGCAGATGACTACCTGCGCACCTTTCTCACGCAGGACGGCGTCTCCCGCCTGCGCAACCTACGGCCTGATGACGTTTTTATCATCGATGACGCGGACGAGATCCCTGCGCGTGATGGTGTGCTGTTCCTTAAGCTCTACGATGGCTGGACAGAGCCCTTCGCCTTCCACATGCGCAAGTCACTGTATGGTTTCTTCTGGAAGCAACCCGGCACACTGGAGGTGGTGTCAGGCTGCACCATTGACATGCTGCAGGCCGTGTACGGGCTGGACGGCATCCGCCTGCGCCGCCGCCAGTACTACACCATGCCCAACTTCCGACACTACGAGAACCGCACTGGCCACATCCTAGTGCAGTGGTCTCTCGGCAGTCCCCTGCACTTCGCGGGCTGGCACTGCTCCTGGTGCTTCACACCCGAGGGCATCTACTTCAAACTTGTGTCGGCCCAGAATGGCGACTTCCCCCGTTGGGGTGACTATGAGGACAAGAGGGACCTCAATTACATCCGCAGCTTGATTCGCACTGGGGGATGGTTCGACGGCACGCAGCAGGAGTACCCGCCTGTAGACCCCAGTGAGCACATGTATGCTCCTAAATACCTGCTCAAGAACTATGACCAGTTCCGCTACTTGCTGGAAAACCCCTACCAGGGGCCCAAAAGCACTGTAGAGGGTGGGCGCCGGAACCAGGGCTCAGACGGAAGGTCGTCAGCCGGCAGCGGCAAGTTGGATACAGCGGAGGGCTAG